One part of the Malus sylvestris chromosome 2, drMalSylv7.2, whole genome shotgun sequence genome encodes these proteins:
- the LOC126587192 gene encoding protein unc-13 homolog — protein MEEENAVELLQRFRRDRRILLDFILAGSLIKKVIMPPGAVTLDDVDLDQVSVDYVINCAKKGGMLELSEAIRDYHDHTGLPQMNNTGSAGEFFLVTNPDFSGSPPKRAPPPVPEFVPPPIIVPPPSVISSVPDLDSSPVALSVSKSESFNSTQVQELTVDDIEDFEDDDIDEADSVLISRRTRNDAADLALGLPPFKTAIAEDGLRETAYEVLLACAGASGGLIVPSKEKKKDKRSKLMRKLGRSRNENALSQSQRAPGLVGLLETMRVQMEISEAMDIRTRQGLLNALAGKVGKRMDTLLVPLELLCCISRTEFSDKKAYIRWQNRQLNILEEGLLNFPAVGFGESGRKASEFRILLAKIEESESLPPSTGELQRTECLRSLREIATPLAERPARGDLTGEVCHWADGYHLNVRLYEKLLLSVFDMLDEGKLTEEVEEILELVKSTWRVLGITETIHYTCYAWVLFRQHVITSDQGILQHAIEQLKKIPLKEQRGPQERSHLKSLHCRVEGDQGHQDLSFLQSFLLPIQKWADKQLGDYHLHFAEVPGLMENIVAVAMIARRLLLEEPEAAILQSTSNTDEDQIELYVSSSIKNAFTRILHSVEKSELKHEHPLALLAEETKKLLKKDATMFMPILSQRHPQATAVSASLLHRIYGNKLKPFLRAAEHLTEDVVSVFPAADSLEQYIMELITSACGEETADVFCRKLAPYEIESISGTLVMRWVNSQLGRILGWVERAIQQERWDPISPQQRHGSSIVEVFRIVEETVDQFFDLKVPMRPTELSGLFRGVDNAFQVFANLVIDKLATKEDLIPPVPILTRYRKEAGIKAFVKKELFDPRLPDERRSTEISFRTTPTLCVQLNTLYYAISQLNKLEDSIWERWTKKKPRQKLIKKSINEKSKSFTQKDTFDGSRKDINAAIDRVCEFTGTKIIFWDLREPFIDNLYKPSVSLSRFEAVYEPLDTELSQLCAIIVEPLRDRIVTSLLQATLDGLLRVLLDGGPSRIFSVGDAKLLEEDLEVLKEFFISGGDGLPRGVVENQVSRVRDVVKLHSYETRELIDDLRSSSGPEARGGRSKLGADSKTLLRILCHRGDSEASQFLKKQYKIPKSAA, from the exons CCTGTTCCTGAATTTGTGCCGCCTCCTATTATCGTGCCGCCTCCAAGTGTCATATCATCTGTTCCTGATCTTGACTCATCTCCAGTTGCATTAAGTGTGTCAAAATCAGAATCTTTTAACTCTACACAAGTTCAAGAACTTACGGTAGATGATATTGAGGATTTTGAGGATGATGATATCGATGAGGCTGATAGTGTCCTCATTTCACGAAGGACACGAAATGATGCTGCTGATCTTGCTCTTGGATTGCCTCCATTTAAGACAG cTATCGCAGAAGATGGTCTCCGTGAAACTGCATATGAAGTCCTTTTGGCATGTGCTGGTGCTTCAGG GGGTCTCATTGTGCcttcaaaagagaaaaagaaagacaaaaggtCCAAGCTGATGAGGAAACTTGGACGAAGTAGAAATGAAAATGCTTTGAGTCAGTCTCAACGAGCCCCTGGATTGGTTGGGTTATTGGAGACTATGCGTGTTCAAATGGAG ATATCTGAGGCAATGGACATCAGGACTAGACAAGGGCTGCTTAATGCCCTAGCAGGAAAAGTGGGAAAAAGAATGGATACCTTACTAGTTCCTCTGGAACTTTTATGCTGTATTTCACGAACAGAATTCTCTGACAAGAAGGCGTATATACGGTGGCAGAATAGGCAG TTGAATATATTGGAGGAGGGGCTTCTTAACTTCCCTGCTGTTGGATTTGGGGAGTCTGGACGCAAAGCGAGTGAGTTTAGGATTCTGTTAGCAAAGATTGAAGAATCTGAG TCACTTCCACCATCCACGGGTGAACTCCAACGAACGGAATGCTTGAGATCTCTTCGAGAGATTGCCACTCCACTTGCTGAGAGGCCTGCTCGTGGTGACTTAACCGGTGAAGTATGCCACTGGGCAGATGGTTATCACTTGAATGTTAGACTATATGAGAAACTGCTTCTCAGTGTCTTTGATATGTTGGACGAGGGAAAGCTGACTGAG GAAGTAGAAGAAATACTCGAGCTTGTGAAGTCGACGTGGCGTGTTTTAGGAATCACGGAGACCATTCATTACACCTGCTATGCATGGGTCTTGTTCCGTCAG CATGTTATTACTAGCGATCAAGGAATTTTACAACATGCCATTGAACAGTTAAAGAAAATACCATTGAAGGAACAACGGGGACCACAGGAGAGGTCACACTTGAAGAGTTTGCATTGTAGAGTTGAAGGGGATCAGGGGCATCAAGATTTATCTTTCTTACAGTCATTCTTATTGCCAATTCAGAAGTGGGCTGATAAGCAATTAGGAGATTACCATCTGCACTTTGCTGAG GTGCCAGGTTTGATGGAGAATATAGTAGCAGTTGCGATGATTGCTCGGAGGCTGCTGTTGGAGGAACCCGAAGCA GCAATTCTTCAATCCACGTCCAACACAGATGAAGATCAGATAGAATTATATGTATCATCTTCTATTAAGAATGCATTTACAAGG ATCTTACATTCTGTTGAAAAATCAGAATTAAAGCATGAACATCCTTTGGCATTGCTTGCTGAAGAGACGAAGAAACTTTTGAAAAAAGATGCAACCATGTTCATGCCAATTTTATCCCAGAGGCATCCACAAGCAACTGCTGTCTCAGCCTCACTCCTTCATAGGATTTATGGCAACAAGTTG AAACCTTTTCTTCGTGCTGCTGAACATCTGACAGAAGATGTAGTATCTGTATTTCCAGCAGCTGACAGCCTTGAGCAATACATTATGGAACTTATTACGTCCGCTTGTGGAGAGGAAACTGCTGATGTATTCTGTAGGAAACTAGCTCCATACGAG ATTGAATCTATATCTGGAACATTGGTGATGCGTTGGGTCAATTCGCAACTTGGAAGGATCTTAGGTTGGGTTGAACGGGCTATTCAGCAGGAG AGGTGGGACCCAATATCACCTCAACAGCGGCATGGGAGTTCAATTGTTGAAGTATTTAGGATTGTGGAGGAG ACCGTTGACCAATTTTTTGATCTCAAGGTTCCAATGAGGCCTACAGAATTGAGTGGTTTGTTTCGTGGAGTTGACAATGCGTTTcaagtgtttgctaatcttgtCATTGACAAGTTGG CTACTAAGGAGGATTTAATTCCACCAGTGCCCATTCTTACAAGATACAGGAAGGAAGCTGGAATAAAGGCTTTTGTAAAAAAGGAACTATTTGATCCTAGGCTGCCTGATGAGAGAAGGTCTACTGAAATTAGTTTTAGAACGACTCCAACCCTTTGTGTGCAGTTAAATACACTTTAT TATGCAATCAGTCAGTTGAATAAGTTGGAAGATAGCATTTGGGAACGATGGACGAAGAAGAAGCCCCGCCAAAAACTTATCA AGAAATCCATAAATGAGAAGTcaaaaagtttcacccaaaaGGACACGTTTGATGGCAGTAGAAAAGATATAAATGCTGCTATAGATCGAGTTTGCGAGTTCACTG GAACTAAAATTATCTTCTGGGATTTGAGGGAACCGTTTATTGACAATTTATATAAACCAAGTGTTTCTCTTTCGAGGTTTGAAGCAGTGTACGAACCACTTGATACG GAACTTAGTCAACTATGTGCTATAATTGTGGAACCACTCAGGGATCGCATTGTCACAAGTCTCCTTCAGGCAACACTG GATGGTTTACTCCGCGTTCTATTAGATGGTGGCCCATCACGAATTTTCTCGGTGGGAGATGCAAAGCTATTAGAAGAAGACTTGGAGGTCCTCAAG GAGTTTTTCATCTCGGGAGGAGATGGCCTTCCGCGAGGAGTTGTTGAGAATCAGGTATCACGTGTTCGGGATGTAGTAAAGTTGCACAGCTACGAG ACTCGAGAACTGATCGACGACTTGAGGTCTTCCAGTGGCCCGGAAGCTCGGGGTGGTAGAAGCAAACTAGGGGCTGATTCTAAGACACTATTGAGAATATTATGTCATAGAGGTGATTCGGAGGCCTCTCAATTCCTCAAGAAACAGTACAAGATACCCAAGTCTGCGGCGTAG
- the LOC126613826 gene encoding peptidyl-prolyl cis-trans isomerase CYP22-like, with protein sequence MASGGGNAGGGVEWHQRPPNPKNPVVFFDITIGTIPAGRIKMELFADIAPKTAENFRQFCTGEYRKAGLPVGYKGCQFHRVIKDFMIQAGDFLKGDGSGCVSIYGLKFDDETFDAKHTGPGLLSMANSGPNTNGSQFFITCAKCDWLDNKHVVFGRVLGDGLLVVRKIENVATGPNNRPKLACVIAECGEM encoded by the exons ATGGCATCAGGTGGAGGGAACGCAGGCGGAGGAGTGGAGTGGCATCAACGGCCTCCAAACCCTAAAAACCCAGTCGTCTTCTTCGACATCACCATCGGTACCATCCCCGCCGGTCGCATCAAGATGGAGCTCTTCGCCGATATCGCCCCCAAAACCGCCGAGAATTTCAG GCAATTCTGCACCGGCGAGTACAG AAAAGCTGGATTGCCAGTTGGGTACAAGGGGTGCCAGTTCCACAGGGTGATTAAGGATTTCATGATTCAAGCTGGTGATTTTCTCAAg GGTGATGGTAGTGGATGTGTTTCCATCTATGGACTTAAGTTTGATGATGAGACTTTTGATGCCAAACACACTGGTCCCGGCCTATTGTCAATG GCAAATAGTGGACCAAATACAAATGGGAGCCAG TTCTTTATCACGTGCGCGAAATGTGACTGGCTTGACAATAAACATGTTGTGTTCGGG aGAGTGCTTGGAGATGGTCTCTTGGTTGTTAGGAAGATTGAGAATGTGGCTACGGGACCCAACAATCGCCCTAAACTAGCCTGTGTTATTGCTGAATGCGGAGAGATGTAA
- the LOC126613871 gene encoding chitinase 2-like, translating into MAQVLQLSLLYVASVALMFQQFCDGKLMMEYIGATGVPITFDSVPIDNEIDFHFILGFAIDADSSGKQQNGIFSPYWQSTLTPQSVAAIKEKNPNVKVMASLSGWSLGDKVLHWYNPTNPKKWVSNAVSSLSSIITTYHLDGIDIDYENFPKRGNSSSFAFCIGELITGLKKKGLISVASIAPFYSTAAPYVQLFDDYADVIDYVNHQFYTDKVTTPKGYLQAFKIRAAQFGKEKLLPAYEVDGRGIQGDAFFDALTLLQTNGFEINGIMIFSADASLKNNFHYERKSQAFLLNSTSSTN; encoded by the exons ATGGCTCAAGTACTTCAACTCTCTCTCCTTTATGTGGCATCAGTTGCCCTCATGTTTCAGCAATTTTGTg ACGGGAAGTTGATGATGGAGTACATTGGAGCCACCGGAGTTCCCATAACATTTGACTCTGTACCGATTGACAATGAGATCGACTTCCATTTCATACTCGGGTTTGCGATTGATGCAGACTCATCAGGCAAACAACAAAATGGGATATTCTCACCATATTGGCAATCTACATTAACCCCACAATCTGTTGCAGCCATCAaggaaaaaaaccctaatgtgAAAGTCATGGCAAGCCTCTCAGGTTGGAGCTTAGGTGATAAAGTCCTTCACTGGTACAATCCGACAAACCCCAAAAAATGGGTATCTAACGCTGTCTCGTCGCTCAGTTCCATAATTACCACTTACCATCTTGATGGCATTGACATAGACTACGAAAACTTCCCAAAGCGCGGTAATTCAAGTTCTTTTGCTTTTTGCATCGGCGAGCTCATCACCGGCTTGAAAAAGAAAGGGCTCATTTCCGTTGCTAGTATTGCACCGTTTTATAGTACAGCTGCGCCGTATGTTCAGCTCTTTGATGACTATGCAGATGTTATAGACTATGTCAACCACCAGTTCTACACCGACAAAGTTACTACCCCGAAGGGATATCTGCAAGCCTTTAAGATTCGAGCCGCGCAATTTGGCAAGGAAAAGTTGTTGCCTGCCTATGAAGTAGATGGAAGAGGAATTCAAGGGGATGCCTTTTTTGATGCTTTGACTCTGTTGCAGACAAATGGATTTGAAATTAATGGGATCATGATCTTCTCAGCTGATGCTTCTTTGAAAAACAACTTTCACtatgagagaaaatcacaaGCTTTCTTGCTCAACTCTACCAGTAGTACTAACTAG
- the LOC126589621 gene encoding dnaJ protein P58IPK homolog B-like → MVAVKARHAAEAYFTLGNFEHAIMQAKVAKEFDPDLSGMDNYMTAYQMHSAVSHKQNWYIVRGIENPTVADSETIKKQYKRLALALHPDKNASIAAEGAFKHVKAALDVLSNPAKREAYDKSLKRQLQAAHVSNKRRASECKPPHSERSNTFPRKRSSPSGDGSCYKKTIKIIRKSNPGQKATVMMVFVCQVA, encoded by the coding sequence ATGGTTGCAGTAAAGGCCCGACATGCTGCAGAAGCATATTTCACGCTCGGTAACTTCGAACATGCAATCATGCAAGCCAAGGTAGCAAAAGAGTTCGATCCAGATTTGTCTGGTATGGACAACTACATGACTGCATACCAAATGCATTCTGCCGTGTCACACAAGCAAAACTGGTACATTGTTCGTGGCATCGAAAACCCTACAGTTGCCGACTCCGAAACCATCAAGAAACAATACAAGAGATTGGCACTTGCCTTGCACCCCGACAAGAATGCATCAATAGCAGCCGAGGGTgctttcaagcatgttaaggCAGCGTTGGACGTTCTCTCTAACCCTGCTAAAAGAGAGGCTTACGACAAGTCTTTGAAGCGACAGCTTCAAGCGGCTCATGTTTCCAATAAGCGCAGAGCTAGTGAGTGCAAACCACCGCACTCTGAGAGGTCTAATACCTTCCCTCGCAAAAGGTCTAGCCCTAGCGGTGATGGGAGCTGCTACAAGAAAACCATTAAGATTATTAGAAAATCAAATCCAGGCCAAAAGGCAACTGTGATGATGGTATTCGTATGCCAAGTGGCTTAA